Proteins encoded by one window of Polyangiaceae bacterium:
- a CDS encoding methylmalonyl-CoA mutase family protein, which yields MAQDLTRDVGTANPIYSAEGESQGDAAHAELRRAIAKWRREKVEKTLAKMPARKERFTTWSGVEVPDLLTPADVPLDYAKDLGLPGEYPFTRGVQPTMYRGRLWTMRMFAGFGTPAQTNERFRYLLKQGQTGLSTAFDFPTLMGYDSDSPRALGEVGMCGVAVDTLRDMEILYDQIPLDKVTTSMTINGPAIVLLAFYVALADVRGISRDRIGGTVQNDALKEFIAQHAWLVPPRPAMRMVTDMIEFCAAEVPRWNTVSISGYHIREAGATAAQELAFTLADGLAYVESCIERGMDVDSFAPRLSFFFDVHNDFFEEIAKFRAARRMWARFMKERYGAKSDASLKLRTHAQTAGVSLTAQQPYNNVARVALQALAAVLGGTQSLHTNSLDETYALPTEEAVTIALRTQQLVAHESGVTNAIDPLGGSYHVEWLTNRLESEALDYIRRIDEMGGMVQAVEKGYPQREIARSAYEFERQLNEGERVMVGVNDFVSDELGDAIPTLKIDEAVQRQQVEALAKVKAGRSQVEAEKALESVRAAAKSDGNLMPPIIAAARAYCTEQEICDVLRDVFGTYSDPAEF from the coding sequence ATGGCACAGGATCTGACGCGCGACGTGGGCACGGCGAACCCGATCTATTCCGCGGAGGGTGAGTCGCAGGGTGACGCCGCGCACGCCGAGCTTCGTCGAGCCATCGCGAAGTGGCGGCGCGAGAAGGTGGAGAAGACCCTCGCCAAGATGCCGGCGCGCAAGGAGCGCTTCACCACCTGGAGCGGCGTGGAAGTTCCGGACCTGCTCACCCCCGCCGATGTGCCGTTGGACTACGCGAAGGACCTGGGGCTGCCCGGGGAGTACCCGTTCACGCGCGGCGTGCAGCCGACGATGTACCGCGGGCGGCTGTGGACCATGCGCATGTTCGCGGGCTTCGGCACCCCAGCGCAGACCAACGAGCGCTTCCGCTATTTGCTGAAGCAAGGCCAGACGGGGCTGTCCACGGCCTTCGATTTTCCGACCCTCATGGGTTACGACTCCGACTCCCCCAGGGCGCTGGGCGAGGTGGGCATGTGCGGTGTGGCCGTGGACACCTTGCGCGACATGGAGATCTTGTACGACCAGATCCCGCTCGACAAGGTCACCACCTCGATGACCATCAACGGGCCCGCCATCGTGCTGTTGGCGTTCTACGTGGCCCTGGCCGACGTTCGAGGCATTTCGCGGGATCGCATCGGTGGCACGGTGCAGAACGACGCGCTGAAGGAGTTCATCGCCCAGCACGCGTGGCTGGTGCCGCCGCGGCCGGCGATGCGCATGGTCACGGACATGATCGAGTTCTGCGCGGCCGAGGTGCCGCGTTGGAATACCGTGAGCATCAGCGGCTATCACATTCGCGAAGCCGGAGCGACGGCGGCGCAGGAGCTGGCCTTCACCCTGGCGGACGGGCTGGCCTACGTGGAGAGCTGCATCGAGCGCGGCATGGACGTGGACAGCTTTGCACCGCGGCTGTCGTTCTTCTTCGACGTGCACAACGACTTCTTCGAAGAGATCGCGAAGTTCCGCGCCGCGCGGCGCATGTGGGCGCGATTCATGAAAGAGCGCTACGGCGCCAAGAGCGACGCGAGCCTCAAGCTCCGCACTCACGCTCAAACCGCCGGTGTTTCGCTCACGGCGCAGCAGCCCTACAACAACGTGGCGCGGGTGGCGTTGCAGGCGCTGGCGGCGGTGCTGGGGGGCACTCAGTCTCTGCACACCAACTCCTTGGACGAGACCTACGCGCTGCCGACGGAAGAGGCCGTCACCATCGCGCTTCGCACTCAGCAGTTGGTGGCGCACGAATCGGGGGTCACGAACGCCATCGATCCGCTGGGCGGCAGCTATCACGTGGAGTGGCTGACCAACCGCCTCGAGAGCGAAGCGCTGGACTACATCCGCCGCATCGACGAGATGGGCGGCATGGTGCAGGCGGTGGAGAAGGGCTATCCGCAGCGCGAGATCGCTCGCAGCGCCTATGAGTTCGAACGCCAGCTCAACGAGGGCGAGCGAGTGATGGTCGGCGTGAACGACTTCGTCAGCGACGAGCTGGGGGATGCCATCCCGACCCTCAAGATCGACGAAGCCGTGCAACGACAGCAGGTGGAGGCGCTCGCCAAGGTGAAGGCCGGGCGCAGCCAGGTCGAGGCCGAAAAGGCGCTGGAAAGTGTGCGCGCCGCTGCCAAGAGCGACGGGAACCTGATGCCGCCGATCATCGCGGCGGCCCGGGCCTACTGTACGGAGCAGGAGATCTGCGACGTCCTGCGGGACGTGTTCGGGACCTACAGCGACCCGGCGGAGTTCTGA